In the Flavobacteriales bacterium genome, AGGCCATCCGCCAGCTGAAGTGGGAGAAGGGCCGCGACTGCCTGGTGGTGCACCTCACCCTGCTGCCCTTCCTGCACACCACCGGCGAGCTGAAGACCAAGCCCACCCAGCACAGCGTGAAGGAGCTGCTGAGCCTGGGCGTGCAGCCGGACGTGCTGGTGTGCCGCACCGAGCACCCCATGCACAAGGGGATGAAGGACAAGATCGCCCTGTTCTGCAACGTGGACGCGCAGGCCGTGATCGAGAGCCGCGATGCCGACACCATCTACGATGTGCCGCTGCTGATGCTGGAGGAGAAGCTGGACGAAGTGGTGCTGCAGCGCCTTGGCGTCACCACCTATCCGGACGCCGACCTCACGGCCTGGAAGGACTTCCTGCGGCGCTACAAGGAGCCCAAGGGCGAGGTGCACATCGGCCTGGTGGGCAAGTACGTGGAGCTGAAGGACGCCTACAAGAGCATCAAGGAGGCCTTGGAGCACGCCGGCGCCGAGAGCGAGACCAAGGTGCACATCAAGTGGGTGCACAGCGAGAAGCTCACGGCGAAGAACGTGGTGAAGCAGCTCGGCGGCCTCAGCGGGATCCTGGTGGCGCCCGGCTTCGGCAACCGCGGCATCGAAGGCAAGATCGAAGCGATCAGGTACGCCCGCGAGAACCGGGTGCCCTTCCTCGGCATCTGCCTGGGCATGCAATGCGCGGTGATCGAGTTCGCCCGCCATGTGCTGGGCCACGCGGACGCCAACAGCACCGAGATGAACGCGGAGACCACGCACCCGGTGATCGCCATGATGGAGGAGCAGAAGGCCATCGTGAACAAGGGCGGCACCATGCGTCTGGGCGCCTACCCCTGCGCCATCACCGACGGATCGCTGGCCGCACGCATCTACCGGAAGAAGCAGGTGAGCGAACGCCACCGCCACCGCTACGAGTTCAACAACGCCTACCTGGACGCCTACCGCGACGCCGGCATGCTGGCCACCGGCATGAACCCACAAGGCAAGCTGGTGGAGATCGTGGAGCTGAAGGACCATCCCTGGTTCGTGGGTGTGCAGTTCCACCCCGAGTACCGCAGCACGGTGGCCAAGCCGCACCCGCTCTTCGTGGCCTTCGTGCAGGCCGCGGTGAAGGAACGGGCCCAGGTGGCGCAGCGGGCGGAAGCCTAGCGGGTGCGCATGTGCCCATGTGCTCATGTGAGCATGTGGCCATGTGACCAAGCGAACCGAGCGTGGGCCTAGCGGGTGGAGCACATGGGCACGACCTGTCCCGCCCTAGCGGGATGGCGCGCAGGTCTTGCGGGTGGGCCACATGAGCACATGACGCGCAGGCTTGCGGGCGGAGCACATGGGCACATGAGCACGACCTGTCCCGCCCTAGCGGGATGGTGTGCGAGCTTGCGGGTGGACCAACTGGGCACATGACGCGCAGGCCTTGCAGGTGGACCACATGGGCACATGGTGTGCGAGCTTGCGGGTGGACCACATGGGCACATGGGCACATGGCGGGCAGGTCTTGCGGGTGGACACATGTCCACATGGGCACATGACGCACAGGCTTGCGGGTGGACCACATGAGCACATGGACACATGGCGGACCGGTCCGGGCGCGTGCGGAATGACCATCCCCCCGTCCGGCTATCTTTGCCGCCCCGCGAACGGCGCCTTTTCCGCCAGCCGCCCCCATGGACCGCAATTCGATCATCGGCTTCGCCCTCATCGCCGCCATCCTCATCGGCTACACGGTGTGGACGGCCCCCAGCAGCGAGGAGCTGGCCCGCGCCCAACGCGAGCAGGACAGCCTGGCGCAGCTTGAACTGGAAAAGAAGGCCGCCGAGGCCGAACAAGCCGCGATCGTGGAGCCCGTGGTGCCCCCGGTGGACGCCTTGCTGGCCGCCGTGCCCGACAGCCTGCGCGACAGCGTGAACGTGGACAGCCTTCGGGACCTGGCCTTGGTGCAGCGCTACGGCATCTTCCACCCCGCGGTGAGCGGCCCCACCGAGCAGGTGCTGATCGAGAACGACAAGCTGCAGATCGGCATCAACACCCACGGCGGCCGTCCGGAGGTGATCCGCCTGAAGGACTACCGCACCTACACAGGACAACCGCTGCTGCTACAGGACCCCGACACCGGCAGCTACGCCTACCGCTTCTTCCTGGGCAACCTGGACCTGAGCACCGCCGACCTTCACTTCACCCCGCGGCAGCTGGGGCCGGGCGCCGTGCAACTCAAGGCCGCCACCACCGATCCCGCCAAGTACCTGCTGCTCACCTACAGCCTGGACAGCAGTGGCCACTTCCTGCACACCGACCTCAAGCTGGTGGGCCTGGAGCAGGAGGTGGATCCCGCGAGCCTCTTCTTCCAGTGGGACCTTTACGGCCAGCCGCACGAGAAGCACCTGCCCTCCGAGCGGCAGAAGAGCAGCATCTACTACAAGTACTTCAACGACGACCGCG is a window encoding:
- a CDS encoding CTP synthase; translation: MTGSTKYIFVTGGVTSSLGKGIISASLAKLLQARGFTVTIQKLDPYINVDPGTLNPYEHGECFVTEDGAETDLDLGHYERFLDVPTTKANNVTTGRIYQNVINKERQGEYLGKTVQVIPHITDEIKRHIQALGRRGIYDFVITEVGGTVGDIESLPYVEAIRQLKWEKGRDCLVVHLTLLPFLHTTGELKTKPTQHSVKELLSLGVQPDVLVCRTEHPMHKGMKDKIALFCNVDAQAVIESRDADTIYDVPLLMLEEKLDEVVLQRLGVTTYPDADLTAWKDFLRRYKEPKGEVHIGLVGKYVELKDAYKSIKEALEHAGAESETKVHIKWVHSEKLTAKNVVKQLGGLSGILVAPGFGNRGIEGKIEAIRYARENRVPFLGICLGMQCAVIEFARHVLGHADANSTEMNAETTHPVIAMMEEQKAIVNKGGTMRLGAYPCAITDGSLAARIYRKKQVSERHRHRYEFNNAYLDAYRDAGMLATGMNPQGKLVEIVELKDHPWFVGVQFHPEYRSTVAKPHPLFVAFVQAAVKERAQVAQRAEA